DNA sequence from the Lynx canadensis isolate LIC74 chromosome B2, mLynCan4.pri.v2, whole genome shotgun sequence genome:
AGTCAGCCATTTCCAGCcctcaagaaataaacataaacagcCCTTTTGAGTATGTGACATAGTTGCTAGACTGTCTATTTAACTCATGTCGTCATGCTCTGGACAGATATGAAGTAGACAGCATCACCCCCATGCACAGTTACTTAAACATGTGCTATTACGAAGAATAGTAAAGGCTAGAAATTCCTGTCATTAAAGGTTCAGATACTTCTAAGAGTTTAAGTCCTGTGTGGAAATCAAAATCAGCTTTTTCTAAAGCTTCTTTGTATGtcaactttctttttgtttgaggGCATATTATATTTCTGACATGGGACTTTTGATCTTTGAGTTTCGTAGCAATGAAAACATCTATAATACCCACTTGCAGAGCCTCTTCTAGTGACAGCCGGGAATGAACCTGGGGCTCTATCAACCCCCCGGTCAAGTACTGGAATTCCAAACATCTCATTCCCATTTCCTTACTGATGATATTTGCATTCACAGCCTCCGCCACTGACATCACTTTGTTAGTGACGGGATGGCCGATCCCCGTGATTACTAAGTCACACTGTCGCAGCTGCTGGGCAAACCCCTCATCAACAAGGCCTCTGTGCAAAGCTTCTGCCACTCGGTACTTTTTGCCGGTGAGAGGATCAATTATGCCCCCTGTGCTGACTTGGGCTTCAAGGCATCTGAGGGCAGTAATCCGGTCGACCAAATTTCTGCGGGAGGCCTTTAGGACAGAGATCCTTTCCCCAGTAGTGGTCAGCCAGTACCCCGCAATAGGACTGTGCAAATCCTTCTTGGGAACCAGCCGGCTCAGCAGGGAGTCGGCAAGTTCTGTAAGTGTGATGAGCCCTTCCTGGTACTTTTTGACCAAGGCTTTGTCAACTGTTCCCTGCTCGATAGCCTCATTGATATTGAACTGTAATCCTGTTTTAGTATCGGTCAGCATATGAGAAGGATGCCCATAAGATTCAAAAAACGTGGCTTCCTTCCACTGATACTGTTGCCCTGAAAGCTCAAGATAGGTACTTTTGTCAATTAGGTTTCTCTGGAAAGCCTCATATGCAGTCAGTTCTGCTCCTGTTTTAATATCTACTACAGAAATCCTATGGGTCTTCCCTACATTGAGATTGGAAATGCTCCTCTCcccaaagggaaacaaaaagcacTGGCAATCTACATCAAACACACACATCCGCAGTAGTTCTGAGTAATAGAGAGCTTGCTTGTTATTGGGATTAGGAAAAACTCTCGTGTTGCTGGATGGCTCGTGTAAAAATTGGAGGATGGCATTATTTAACAAGCCTTGCTGCACAGCAACTTCGGGAGGAACGCGGATGCCTCTCACAGGGTCAATGACGCCCCCACTGGCAATCTGGGCCTCCAACATATGTTTACCTTTTTGTCTGTCAAGCATTCTATTTTCCATAGCTTGGAACACTGACAATGTCTTAGAAGAATATGAATACCCCAGGGCTGCCTTCTCTGCCTCAAGGAGTCTAATTTTGAATTCGGGGTCAATAACTCCTTCAAGGATCGCATCTTCAACAGAGTAGGTCTGACCTGAAATGGGATTGATGATAAAGCCTGTTGCGGCTTGAGCTTCTAAAAATGCTAAAGCCATCATTTTGTCTATTATGATGTTCTTGGCTGCCGAGGCaaatgaaatcttttcttttgtggATTCTAGATAAAGCCCTGCAATTGAGGTGGCTCTCGTCAAAAACTTGCTAAGAGTTTTCTGAACTTCGCCAACGGTCTTGAGACCAAGTCGCAGCTGCTCTACTGTTTTCATGTCCAGAAGCTTAGCTTCAACCAACTGCCTGGCGGTCACAGTGTGCCGGAGACCTTGGAATTTAAATTCATCGTCCCTAACTGAACACACGTGATCGCCATCCGAATTCTGGAAGGTCTCTCGTTCTGAGCCTTTCTTAATAAACTCTCTCTGGAGTCCACTGGATGCTCTGCACCCTTCCAGCGTCCATTCTTCAGCACTGGGACCTGggttcttttcttgttttaatgtgGTGACTTCTGTGTGCATATCATACTGCTTGCTCTTAGCTATCTGTAACAGGAATTCATGAGACGTTAAAGGCCATCTAAAGAACGTGACGTCACTTTACCCATCCTTAATCCAAATATACTTcctacaataacaaaaataagtaaagagaagaaaattttcaaaacaaagagGGTTCAGGGACAAGTaatattattttgagagtgtgaggTTTACCTGGATGACAATAAAGGTGTTAAAATGGTAtgtttagggacacctggctggctcagtcagtagagtgtgtgactcttgatcttggggttttaagttcaagccccacactgggtatagagattacttaaaaataaaatcttaaaaaaatgaaatgtttaaaaaagacgAAATGTGTCCCCAGAAACTGTTAGAAATTAAAGTGAACTTCTTGGTTTTCCtagcttttaaaacaaacaaaaaaacattcttcaggggtgcctgggtggctcagtcgtccgactcttgttttcagctcaggtcatgaccccatggtTCCAGAGGCTGAGCCCTGGGgccgactctgtgctgatagcatgaagcctgattgaaattctctctctccccctctctctctgcccctcccctgctcacgcatgtgtgcacttgctctctttctcaacataaacattcaagaaaaaaatgtccatcaGAATATAATACCATAGATGTCACAGTATAACTATTACATCTGTGTATTTgatctcaaacatttaaaaactaaagaatgaTAATTTGTAGTAAAGATTCAAGTCAATCACTAGAAAATGGTAGCATTAGTTTCTGCCAGAACTACAAAGGGCCAATCTTGCtccatgttattaaaaaatttagtgtagcagagaaagaaaacacaagaggaaACTTGACATGAGGTAGCTGATAAGGTCTCAGAATCCAGAGTATACCTCTAAGGGGGCCAAAAGCTTCGCCAGGTCCATTGCACATTTGTCATCCTGATACCTAACCGGTGGCCTGGAATTGTACAGAGCTTCGTCTCTTATCTTCTCGATTTCTGACAGTTTTGTAATAGGGTTTGCCTCATCGAAAGTTATCTGTAATTCAGTGCTTGTCTGCGAAAAATACTCAGAGTAACACTGctggcttttctctttctcaagcgGTGCCCCTGATGGCCAGAACTGGACTTCCTTTGGTATCTGGTCAACAACCCGATGTTGCCATTTTTCCTCTGATTGCTGTGACTCTCGCGTCCTTCTCAGCAATGGAGATCTGGTCGCTGGGCGAAGCTGCCCCGTGTTCCTACAGGACAGTTCTCCGGTGTGCTGACACTCCTTTACTGCCATCTCAAAATCCGGTTTGAAGGTACAGTCTTTGGCTGGGTTCTTTTTTTGGATTTCACACTGGAGCAAAACTAACTGATGCTCGTGTTCCTTTATCTGTTGATCCATCTTTTGCTTCAGGCGTTCAACTTCACGTTTCTGGGCTACCAGCTCATCCTCAAGTTTCCGGCACTTTTGGTAATGATTTGCTTCCACATTCTGCCCTCGTTGCATTTGCTCACGATACTGCTGAAGCTGTCTTTCAAGTTCTCTAATATTTGTCTCACACAGCTTGGCGTTCTCTTGAGCCCTGCAGTTTTCTTGCTGGAGAGACACAAAGTCAAGCTGGATGCCTGAGATATCCTTTTCAGTGATAACTTTGGAGTCCATTaacttttccatctttttccGAAACTCCTCTGCTGAGCGTTTGAACTTGTCAGATTCTTCCTGAAACAGAAGCATCTTTCTGTGGGTCATCTGCTCCTCTATGGTCTTTAAGTGCAGCTCGTCTTGTACCTGTTTCAACCTGTTATTTAACTCCTGCACCTGAGCCTGCTGCAGCTGTACCTTCTGCTCCCCTCGTCGCTTCTCCTCTTTGGAAGCGGTCAGCTCTGCACTCAGGTTTCTAACCTCCTTCTCAGTATTCTGGATGATAATGTTCTGCTGGTCACACTTTTGCTTAAATTCACTGACTAAATTTTGACTTTTGGCCAGGTCTTCTTCGaggcatttaatttttctatggAAATCCTGTTCTGTTTTTGTCTGCTTATGCAAGTGTTCGTTTGTGTTGCGTAGCTGATCTCTAAAACCATCTGCCTGAATTTTCAGGGCCTCACATCTTTGCTGGATAGCCTGTTTCTCTAAAACCACGTTCGCCGATTCGGCCTGAATTCTCTGCATCGTTAACTTGGTTTCATTATTCTGCCTCGTGAGCTCATCGACcttttgttttagtgtttctGCACACTCATTACTTTTCTTCAATTCTTCATTAAGCTTCTGGAtcttatcattattttctttttcagctttaaTGTTTTGGAGCAACTGTGCATGGCTTTTCTCAAACTGTTCTTTTAGATGATCCGACTTTCTCTGGCAGAATCGTACTCTTTCATTAGAGGATTCCTTCTCAGCCTGAAGagaattcacttgtgaatttAAATGCTGAATATCTCTCTCCGCTACAGCACGGGTCCTAGTGATCCTGTCTACTTCTCTTTGCAGCTTCCCTTTTTCCTGTTGAAGACATTCTAATTCCAGTTCATAattgtgctttattttcttaagatcATTAGCTTCCTGCAAAACTTCTTCAGCTTTGTCTGTGGTTTGGTTCAACTGCCTACTAAGTTCTCTGAGCTGTTGAGAATACCCTTCCTCCACCTGATCCTTCCTTTCCAACTCTAACTTCAGGCACTTCAGCGTATTATTTGTTTCAtccagtttttcttttagcaAACGAGCCTTTTCCTCAGATGAAGTTTTTTCAAGTTGAAGGGCACTGAGTTCGTACTTCAGCTCTCTCATGTCTTTTTCGGCCTTTCTATTGGCGACAGTTAGCTCATCTACCTGCTGTTTGagttcttctgttttctgtttgtctgctGTTCCCCTGTATGACGTAGCCTGGGCGACTGCACAGGCAGGCGACGTGTTTTCTCTACACGAATACTGCATTTCAGTTATTCTTCTTCTCGCTTCCCGTtcaattttctgcttttctttcaacTGTTCCTCTGCTATCTGTTTTTGAAATGTTAGGTCTTTTTCCATCTGCTTTATCAGCTTCAAGAGTTCCTCCTcgttgtctctctttcttctcaattcttccatcaatttatttttttgttgttccagGTCATTGAGACTcgaatcttttcttttaagatgatCTTCCAGGGTCCTCCTGGTGAAGGTGTTCTCCTCTAACTGGTTCCGGAAGTTCAGGAGGTTTTCTTCCACCGCTGCCCTCTTGGCCTCGGCCTCCAGGGTGAGTCTTCGCACCCGCTCCAGCTCCCGTTCTGcagcctccttctccctcacaATGGTCTCCAGCTCCCTGCGGTACTGCTTGGCCTCACTCTCGGCCCTGATTTTCTGCAGAGCAATGTCTTCTACGTTTCTCTGCTGCTTTCTCAATTCATTTTCTGCAGCCTCCTTGACCTTTGGAAGTTCTTCCTCTGCTCGAGACTTCTGCTTCTTTAGTTCAGCTACCATTCTCTCCAATTCACTTATCTTTCCCGTAAGTTTGCTATTCTCAATCATTGTTGCCTTTTGACGCTGAAGCAGATCTGAATATGCCCCATGTTCAGAAGTCTCCTTACACTTTTTAATCTACAAGAGATGTTTAAAAGTGTCAAAGTGTTCTATTCAAATTTATCCACAAAAACCTGAAGCGATGCTCATAAAAGTACTTATAAAAACAAGGGGAACAAATCGCAGAAcaagcaccaccaccaccaccaccaccaccttccaGAGAGGAAGCTTCAGAAAGCTGGCAATGGGAAAAgcgaaaaaaaaatccttcatgtCAGGGTTGCTAACCcaaagaatcttttcttttctctcaagaacaatttcattttaaaaattaggtaggCTCAAGATTTTACAGCAAGAAAGGAGGGACCTCACAAAACATACAGCATGACCCCaaccttttacagatgaggacactgagttGCAGGGAGGTCAAATACTTTTGAAAACCCTCACAACAGGTGAGTGACAAAGTGGGAAGTAAGACTCACAACGGCGCCCTTTCAGCTTTCACTCACAACTTAGTCCTACAAGCTAAGAACATAAAGGAACCGAATGACAATTAAGAATTTAGTTTTCAATATGTCACccaatggaaatttaaaatga
Encoded proteins:
- the DST gene encoding dystonin isoform X13 encodes the protein MHSSSYSYRSSDSVFSNTTSTRTSLDSNENFLSVNCGPTLINSCISFGNESFDGHRLEMLQQIANRVQRDSVICEDKLILARNALQSDSKRLESGVQFQNEAEIAGYILECENLLRQHVIDVQILIDGKYYQADQLVQRVAKLRDEIMALRNECSSVYSKGRMLMTEQTKLMISGITQSLNSGFAQTLNPSLNSGLTQGLTPSLTPSSVTSGLSSGLTSRLTPSVTPAYTPGFPSGGLVPSFSSGVEANSLQTLKLMQIRKPLLKSSLLDQNLTEEEINMKFVQDLLNWVDEMQVQLDRTEWGSDLPSVESHLENHKNVHRAIEEFESSLKEAKISEIQMTAPLKLTYAEKLHRLESQYAKLLNTSRNQERHLDTLHNFVTRATNELIWLNEKEEEEVAYDWSERNNNIARKKDYHAELMRELDQKEENIKSVQEIAEQLLSENHPARLTIEAYRAAMQTQWSWVLQLCQCVEQHVKENTAYFEFFNDAKEATDYLKNLKDAIQRKYSCDRSSSIHKLEDLVQESMEEKEELLQYKSTVASLMGRAKTIIQLKPRNPDCPLKTSIPIKAICDYRQIEITIYKDDECVLANNSHRAKWKVISPTGNEAMVPSVCFTVPPPNKEAVDFANRIEQQYQNVLTLWHESHINMKSVVSWHYLINEIDRIRASNVASIKTMLPGEHQQVLSNLQSRFEDFLEDSQESQIFSGSDITQLEKEVNVCKQYYQELLKSAEREEQEESVYNLYISEVRNIRLRLESCEDRLIRQIRTPLERDDLHESVFRITEQEKLKKELERLKDDLGTITNKCEEFFSQAATSASVPTLRSELGVVIQNMNQVYSMSSTYIDKLKTVNLVLKNTQAAEALVKLYETKLCEEEAVIADKNNIENLISTLKQWRSEVDEKREVFHALEDELQKAKAISDEMFKTYKERDLDFDWHKEKADQLVERWQNIHVQIDNRLRDLEGIGKSLKYYRDTYHPLDDWIQQVETTQRKIQENQPENSKTLATQLNQQKMLVSEIEMKQSKMDECQKYAEQYSTTVKDYELQTMTYRAMVDSQQKSPVKRRRMQSSADLIIQEFMDLRTRYTALVTLMTQYIKFAGDSLKRLEEEEIKKCKETSEHGAYSDLLQRQKATMIENSKLTGKISELERMVAELKKQKSRAEEELPKVKEAAENELRKQQRNVEDIALQKIRAESEAKQYRRELETIVREKEAAERELERVRRLTLEAEAKRAAVEENLLNFRNQLEENTFTRRTLEDHLKRKDSSLNDLEQQKNKLMEELRRKRDNEEELLKLIKQMEKDLTFQKQIAEEQLKEKQKIEREARRRITEMQYSCRENTSPACAVAQATSYRGTADKQKTEELKQQVDELTVANRKAEKDMRELKYELSALQLEKTSSEEKARLLKEKLDETNNTLKCLKLELERKDQVEEGYSQQLRELSRQLNQTTDKAEEVLQEANDLKKIKHNYELELECLQQEKGKLQREVDRITRTRAVAERDIQHLNSQVNSLQAEKESSNERVRFCQRKSDHLKEQFEKSHAQLLQNIKAEKENNDKIQKLNEELKKSNECAETLKQKVDELTRQNNETKLTMQRIQAESANVVLEKQAIQQRCEALKIQADGFRDQLRNTNEHLHKQTKTEQDFHRKIKCLEEDLAKSQNLVSEFKQKCDQQNIIIQNTEKEVRNLSAELTASKEEKRRGEQKVQLQQAQVQELNNRLKQVQDELHLKTIEEQMTHRKMLLFQEESDKFKRSAEEFRKKMEKLMDSKVITEKDISGIQLDFVSLQQENCRAQENAKLCETNIRELERQLQQYREQMQRGQNVEANHYQKCRKLEDELVAQKREVERLKQKMDQQIKEHEHQLVLLQCEIQKKNPAKDCTFKPDFEMAVKECQHTGELSCRNTGQLRPATRSPLLRRTRESQQSEEKWQHRVVDQIPKEVQFWPSGAPLEKEKSQQCYSEYFSQTSTELQITFDEANPITKLSEIEKIRDEALYNSRPPVRYQDDKCAMDLAKLLAPLEIAKSKQYDMHTEVTTLKQEKNPGPSAEEWTLEGCRASSGLQREFIKKGSERETFQNSDGDHVCSVRDDEFKFQGLRHTVTARQLVEAKLLDMKTVEQLRLGLKTVGEVQKTLSKFLTRATSIAGLYLESTKEKISFASAAKNIIIDKMMALAFLEAQAATGFIINPISGQTYSVEDAILEGVIDPEFKIRLLEAEKAALGYSYSSKTLSVFQAMENRMLDRQKGKHMLEAQIASGGVIDPVRGIRVPPEVAVQQGLLNNAILQFLHEPSSNTRVFPNPNNKQALYYSELLRMCVFDVDCQCFLFPFGERSISNLNVGKTHRISVVDIKTGAELTAYEAFQRNLIDKSTYLELSGQQYQWKEATFFESYGHPSHMLTDTKTGLQFNINEAIEQGTVDKALVKKYQEGLITLTELADSLLSRLVPKKDLHSPIAGYWLTTTGERISVLKASRRNLVDRITALRCLEAQVSTGGIIDPLTGKKYRVAEALHRGLVDEGFAQQLRQCDLVITGIGHPVTNKVMSVAEAVNANIISKEMGMRCLEFQYLTGGLIEPQVHSRLSLEEALQVGIIDVFIATKLKDQKSHVRNIICPQTKRKLTYKEALEKADFDFHTGLKLLEVSEPLMTGISSLYYSS